The following coding sequences are from one Eucalyptus grandis isolate ANBG69807.140 chromosome 11, ASM1654582v1, whole genome shotgun sequence window:
- the LOC104426580 gene encoding protein KINESIN LIGHT CHAIN-RELATED 1, translating into MLQFSIRRKSTGTADKPLPHFLFGFSWQKSWLSEGSARVYAKLRRCPLPTQKNSSHLPARSIESVRHEKSFRIPPRALQTPKPQTIISPFASSNPCSRSPHGLLLLKPHEFLAPASRNLDTLVEKPAPVPSRQRKIRERSQLEEAFEAAGTLDEMMGAFKKMESSFDEKGLGLASLKIGLKLDQEGGDPNKILHFADRALKGLDRDGEPSLVVAMALQLMGSANYMLKRFSDSLGYLNRSNRMLARLGEEGSGVEDIRPVQHAVLLELANVKTAMGRREEAIRDLRKCLEIKEATFEEDSVELGKANRDVAEAYVAVLNFKEALPFGLKALEIHTNHLGNNSVEVAHDRRLLGVIYSGLEQHDKALEQNELSQKVLKSWGLNSDLLRAEIDAANMQVALGKTDQAINTLRDAVQKTEKDSQTRALVFISMGKALGDQQKLADAKRCLELACGILDKKEAVSPIEVAEAYSEISMQYETMNEFETAISLLKRALALLEKLPQEQHSEGSVSARIGWLLLLTGKVQQAIPYLESAAERLEGSFGSKHFGVGYIYNNLGAAYLELDRPQSAAQMFAVAKDIMDVALGPHHADSIEACQNLSKAYSTMGSYALAIEFQQQVVDAWDNHGASAEDELREARSHLEQLKKKAHGALSDELSRKPLPLPQIDSSRSQTN; encoded by the coding sequence ATGCTTCAGTTTTCCATTAGACGGAAGTCAACTGGAACAGCAGACAAACCTTTACCCCATTTTCTCTTTGGTTTTTCCTGGCAGAAATCCTGGCTGTCCGAGGGTTCTGCAAGGGTTTATGCAAAGCTCCGTCGCTGCCCCCTGCCAACACAGAAAAACTCAAGCCATCTCCCAGCGAGATCAATAGAATCCGTTCGCCATGAGAAGAGCTTCCGCATACCTCCTCGCGCACTGCAGACGCCAAAGCCCCAAACCATCATCTCCCCATTCGCCTCCAGTAACCCCTGCTCCAGGTCCCCCCACGGGTTACTACTACTCAAGCCGCACGAGTTCTTGGCGCCCGCGTCGAGAAACCTCGATACCCTCGTCGAGAAACCCGCTCCTGTCCCCTCGCGGCAGCGGAAAATCCGAGAAAGGTCGCAGCTTGAGGAGGCATTCGAGGCCGCGGGCACGCTGGACGAGATGATGGGCGCGTTCAAGAAGATGGAATCCTCCTTCGACGAGAAGGGGCTCGGCTTGGCGTCCCTCAAGATCGGCCTCAAGCTCGATCAGGAAGGCGGGGACCCCAACAAGATTCTGCATTTCGCGGACAGGGCTCTGAAGGGGTTGGATAGGGATGGTGAGCCCAGTTTGGTGGTTGCCATGGCTCTGCAGCTGATGGGTTCTGCTAATTACATGTTGAAGAGGTTTAGTGATAGTTTGGGGTACTTGAATAGATCTAACAGGATGTTGGCTAGGCTGGGGGAAGAGGGGTCTGGAGTGGAGGACATTAGACCCGTGCAGCACGCGGTGCTTCTTGAGTTGGCGAACGTGAAGACGGCGatgggaaggagagaggaagcTATTAGGGACCTTAGGAAGTGTCTGGAGATTAAGGAGGCGACTTTTGAGGAGGATAGTGTGGAGTTGGGTAAAGCAAATCGGGACGTTGCGGAAGCTTATGTTGCTGTTCTCAACTTTAAAGAGGCTCTGCCATTTGGTTTGAAGGCTCTCGAGATACACACAAATCATCTAGGTAATAATTCGGTGGAGGTTGCGCACGATAGGAGACTTCTTGGTGTGATATATAGTGGGTTGGAGCAGCATGACAAGGCACTGGAGCAGAATGAGCTTTCGCAGAAGGTTTTGAAGAGCTGGGGCCTCAATTCTGATTTGCTCCGTGCTGAGATTGATGCTGCGAATATGCAGGTTGCACTGGGAAAGACCGATCAAGCTATTAATACTCTGAGGGATGCCGTccaaaagacagaaaaagatAGTCAGACTAGGGCTTTGGTGTTCATATCAATGGGGAAAGCACTGGGTGATCAACAGAAGCTTGCAGATGCGAAGAGGTGCTTGGAGCTTGCTTGTGGGATTCTTGATAAGAAAGAGGCAGTGTCTCCAATAGAAGTTGCAGAAGCATACTCCGAAATATCTATGCAGTATGAGACCATGAACGAATTTGAAACGGCAATCTCATTACTAAAGAGAGCTCTCGCTTTACTGGAGAAACTTCCGCAGGAGCAACATTCCGAGGGAAGTGTTTCTGCAAGGATAGGATGGTTGCTGTTGCTGACAGGGAAAGTACAACAGGCAATTCCTTACTTGGAGAGTGCAGCAGAAAGGTTGGAAGGAAGCTTTGGTTCAAAACATTTTGGAGTAGGTTATATTTATAACAATCTGGGAGCCGCATATTTGGAGCTAGATAGACCACAATCAGCTGCACAGATGTTTGCTGTTGCAAAGGACATTATGGATGTTGCGCTTGGTCCACATCATGCCGATTCAATTGAAGCCTGTCAGAACCTTTCAAAAGCATACAGTACCATGGGAAG